In Paenibacillus sp. JQZ6Y-1, a single window of DNA contains:
- a CDS encoding SAF domain-containing protein: MSRIRLREKKLIFAGLIGAVSMLVICLIAAILYTNQLKNRFVSQRVVLEQELSDTQKQLSEETIAVPVVNKDIQAGEKIVLDQLTTVQIPKTAVPDGVVMDLKDLDGKIAKINLPAKSPVTSLMVFDDEMITNDERNQEFSLIELPLKLQKDQYVDVRIKFPSGQDYIVLTKKKVEDLSGGTVWYHMNEKEILNMSSAIVDAYMNDATIYALSYIEPGLQEKSTSTYAANKEVLDLMDSDPNIVEKATSTLERTTRQNLEKSLNALTPADVQKYKSAVAEERASAANITTQQDNNGTQQDTSLNSGNVQDSNMSEEEQIFTDTTDSVSVK; encoded by the coding sequence ATGTCAAGAATAAGGTTGAGAGAAAAAAAATTGATTTTTGCTGGTCTGATCGGAGCAGTATCTATGCTGGTCATCTGTCTGATTGCTGCGATTCTGTATACCAATCAATTGAAGAATCGGTTTGTCAGTCAGAGAGTAGTGCTTGAACAGGAATTGTCCGATACACAAAAGCAACTGAGCGAAGAAACGATTGCAGTACCTGTAGTTAATAAAGATATTCAGGCTGGAGAGAAGATTGTACTGGATCAACTCACAACGGTTCAAATTCCTAAAACAGCAGTCCCTGATGGTGTGGTTATGGATCTGAAAGATTTAGACGGTAAAATTGCCAAAATTAATCTTCCAGCAAAAAGCCCAGTTACAAGCCTGATGGTGTTTGACGATGAAATGATCACCAATGACGAGCGGAACCAAGAATTCAGCTTGATCGAACTGCCGCTTAAGCTGCAAAAAGATCAATATGTGGATGTACGTATCAAGTTTCCATCTGGTCAGGATTACATTGTTCTAACCAAGAAAAAAGTAGAGGACTTATCTGGTGGAACGGTATGGTATCACATGAATGAAAAGGAAATATTAAATATGTCTAGCGCCATTGTCGATGCTTACATGAATGATGCAACGATCTATGCGTTGTCTTATATTGAGCCTGGTTTGCAAGAAAAATCAACTTCAACATATGCAGCGAATAAAGAAGTTCTAGATTTGATGGATTCTGATCCCAATATTGTGGAAAAAGCAACATCGACACTGGAGCGTACGACGCGTCAGAATTTAGAGAAATCTTTGAATGCTTTAACACCAGCCGATGTACAGAAATACAAAAGTGCCGTTGCCGAGGAGCGGGCATCTGCTGCGAATATAACAACTCAGCAAGACAATAATGGTACACAGCAAGACACGTCATTGAATAGTGGGAATGTACAGGATTCGAATATGTCGGAAGAGGAACAAATTTTCACTGATACGACAGACAGTGTATCCGTAAAGTAA
- a CDS encoding MFS transporter, which produces MKRSQDKLAQHPASTAQTNLGSPAAGELPASRWLRLIPIIFITYSLAYLDRANYSFGAASGMAHDLNISAAMSSLLGALFFLGYFFFQIPGAHYAEKRSAKKLVFWALILWGGLAASTGMVTNVHVLIVIRFALGVVESAVMPAMLVFNAHWFTNRERSRANTFLILGNPATVLWMSIVSGYLVSSVGWRWMFIIEGMPAIIWAFIWWKMVQDKPSQAHWLSADEKQALETELAREQAGMKQVKNYREAFRSPTVIKLSLQYFFWSIGVYGFVMWLPSIIAKAPNMDMVSTGWLAAVPYLLAVILMLVTSYFSDKMQIRKGFVWPFLLIGALAFYGSYLLGPNHFWLSFALLVVAGGAMYAPYGPFFAIVPEVLPRNVAGGAMALVNSLGALGSFAGSYIVGYLNDLTGGFDASYMFMAGSLLLSAILTMTVGKVKKQPLAGKDTAATSNNQEWTGDIHTTRA; this is translated from the coding sequence ATGAAACGTTCTCAGGACAAGCTTGCTCAACATCCAGCTTCGACAGCTCAGACGAATCTTGGCAGCCCAGCAGCTGGCGAATTGCCGGCTTCCCGCTGGCTGCGCCTGATCCCGATTATTTTCATCACATACAGTCTCGCTTATCTAGATCGCGCCAATTATAGCTTCGGCGCTGCTTCTGGTATGGCACATGATCTGAATATTTCGGCAGCGATGTCCTCACTGCTGGGAGCGCTCTTCTTCCTTGGGTACTTCTTCTTCCAGATTCCGGGTGCTCATTATGCAGAGAAACGCAGTGCCAAAAAGCTCGTCTTCTGGGCACTCATCCTCTGGGGCGGGCTCGCTGCTTCAACCGGTATGGTTACCAATGTACATGTGCTGATCGTTATTCGTTTTGCTCTTGGAGTCGTAGAAAGTGCGGTCATGCCCGCTATGCTCGTCTTCAATGCACACTGGTTTACCAACCGTGAACGCTCGCGTGCCAACACCTTCCTGATCCTCGGTAACCCAGCAACCGTGCTGTGGATGTCAATTGTCTCCGGTTATCTGGTATCGTCAGTCGGATGGCGTTGGATGTTTATTATCGAAGGTATGCCTGCGATCATCTGGGCATTTATCTGGTGGAAAATGGTGCAGGATAAGCCGTCTCAAGCCCACTGGCTCAGTGCAGACGAGAAACAAGCACTGGAAACCGAATTGGCGCGTGAACAGGCAGGCATGAAGCAGGTGAAAAACTACCGCGAAGCTTTCCGCTCACCAACCGTAATCAAGCTCAGTCTGCAATACTTCTTCTGGAGCATCGGGGTGTATGGCTTTGTGATGTGGCTACCATCGATCATTGCCAAAGCACCAAATATGGATATGGTATCGACGGGTTGGCTGGCGGCTGTACCGTATCTGCTCGCTGTGATTCTGATGCTGGTAACCTCGTATTTCTCAGATAAAATGCAGATTCGCAAAGGCTTCGTATGGCCATTCCTGCTGATCGGCGCATTGGCGTTTTACGGCTCGTATTTGCTGGGACCAAATCATTTCTGGCTTTCGTTTGCTTTACTCGTTGTTGCAGGTGGCGCGATGTATGCACCGTATGGTCCATTTTTTGCCATCGTACCGGAAGTATTGCCGCGCAACGTAGCAGGTGGTGCAATGGCACTCGTGAACAGCTTGGGCGCACTTGGTTCGTTTGCCGGTTCGTATATCGTCGGGTATCTGAATGATCTAACGGGCGGCTTCGACGCTTCCTATATGTTCATGGCAGGCTCGCTGTTATTATCAGCGATTCTGACGATGACAGTGGGCAAGGTGAAGAAACAACCATTAGCTGGAAAAGATACTGCGGCAACCTCCAATAATCAAGAGTGGACAGGCGACATTCACACTACACGCGCCTAA
- a CDS encoding LacI family DNA-binding transcriptional regulator, translated as MAKVTMADVARLAGVSKSTVSQYLNGRYEYMSTATRDKIAEAIQELAYRPNVLARGLKQKRTFTIGVIVANMLHHFSIEICRGIESYCREHGVSVILCNTDEDAEHEQTDLELLRAKQVDGVICFPSGKLTPVYQQLVEEKFPLVFIDRKLDDVNTHRVVVENEQAAYDATLHLIQSGYRNIAMLTAPLSISTRAERVSGYRQAMREHMPDIEPFVISEEVNELQHSLQQLAQSGNLPEALIAGNDLVLLEVLAFLKERQLRIPQDMALMVFDNIPFAELLTPTLSTIVQPAHEMGREAAALLLQAIEQENESKKQPLPVQEKRFACRLIIRESSQPRLEIETDA; from the coding sequence ATGGCAAAAGTAACGATGGCAGATGTTGCCCGACTTGCTGGCGTGTCGAAGAGCACGGTATCCCAGTATTTGAACGGGCGTTATGAATATATGAGTACAGCAACCCGTGACAAGATTGCCGAAGCTATTCAGGAACTGGCGTATCGTCCCAATGTGCTGGCACGTGGCTTGAAGCAAAAGCGTACGTTTACGATTGGGGTCATTGTTGCCAATATGCTGCATCATTTCTCGATTGAGATTTGTCGCGGGATTGAGAGCTATTGCCGAGAGCATGGCGTGAGTGTGATTTTATGCAATACGGATGAAGATGCAGAGCATGAGCAGACTGATCTGGAGCTGCTGCGTGCGAAGCAGGTGGATGGCGTGATCTGTTTTCCATCTGGCAAATTGACTCCGGTGTATCAGCAGCTGGTAGAAGAGAAATTCCCGCTAGTATTTATCGACCGGAAACTGGATGACGTGAATACGCATAGAGTTGTAGTGGAAAATGAACAAGCCGCTTACGATGCTACGCTGCATTTGATTCAGTCTGGCTATCGCAATATCGCCATGCTGACTGCACCACTGTCCATTTCGACGCGTGCGGAGCGGGTCAGTGGGTATCGTCAAGCGATGAGAGAGCATATGCCGGATATAGAACCGTTTGTCATTTCAGAAGAGGTAAATGAATTGCAGCATAGCCTGCAACAGCTTGCACAGTCTGGTAATTTGCCGGAAGCGCTGATTGCTGGGAATGATCTGGTGCTGCTAGAGGTGTTGGCTTTTCTCAAAGAACGCCAATTGCGTATTCCACAGGATATGGCGCTAATGGTATTCGATAATATTCCCTTCGCTGAGCTGTTAACCCCGACACTATCGACGATTGTTCAGCCAGCGCATGAGATGGGAAGAGAAGCGGCAGCACTGTTGCTGCAAGCGATTGAGCAGGAAAATGAATCGAAAAAACAACCGCTGCCTGTACAGGAAAAGCGTTTTGCTTGTCGGTTGATCATACGGGAATCCTCGCAGCCAAGGTTGGAAATCGAAACAGACGCGTAA
- a CDS encoding ATPase, T2SS/T4P/T4SS family, producing MSLSAILNMAIILILGIGVIIWLLYTLFKKPGEVSKKKSNTDMEHLQLKEIQYFVSSSINNFISTNLLDLGLSEEEYNRRNALRTELQSALKFANTGDIKEKIYIKQYIFDLLNMNYGITDQNIDWIIPFEDVEKLTDQDQFEILMYMYKKEYGFKALSRLIEDYDLARPKFIIEDGQAESFIITSQEIQSIYKKNMHKLLEFDDKLNIIVQRIYQNYKGFGVIDEIRDMAIDGVSGGASGIPESMQVIEDEMELMHGMKSAKKDGYNSIWIFYRGKSVHLSFLTFGDEAELKRICQNIYKYDNPGQLTESNGYMVNDMKDGSRVVVVRPPMSESWAFWVRKFDTPNIDLSKLINDESAVNAELARDMTKFLMKGERTTAFTGQQGTGKTTLAMAAIKFISAVHNLRIQELAFELNLRRLYPSRNTIAFRETQTVSGSEALDVQKKTDGAVNILGEVATDEVAAWAVKMGTVASRFTLFTAHPRTFEDLIFYLRNALVNKKYFTDQRSAEEQVAKVVEYDVHLEKDHSGKRYIERITECTFIQHNDETIGAIQQLANNADSVEDQLKTLVAVQLEELKHKTMRPWKAHNIVEYRNGEYVAAHPPSAEKVRSMLSVMSEKDGQEFRQFLKKHWEHVNYG from the coding sequence ATGAGCTTAAGCGCTATACTCAATATGGCGATTATTTTGATCCTTGGTATTGGCGTAATCATTTGGTTGCTCTATACCCTATTTAAAAAGCCTGGTGAAGTTTCTAAGAAAAAAAGCAATACTGATATGGAACACCTACAACTCAAAGAAATTCAGTATTTTGTTTCTTCCAGTATCAATAACTTTATTAGTACGAACTTGCTGGATCTAGGTTTATCAGAAGAGGAATACAATCGTCGTAATGCTTTGCGTACAGAGCTGCAAAGTGCACTAAAGTTTGCAAACACTGGAGACATTAAAGAAAAGATTTATATTAAGCAATATATCTTTGATCTACTGAATATGAATTATGGAATCACAGATCAGAATATTGATTGGATTATTCCCTTTGAAGATGTAGAAAAGTTGACCGATCAGGATCAATTCGAGATTTTGATGTATATGTATAAAAAAGAGTATGGATTTAAAGCACTAAGTAGATTAATTGAAGATTATGACTTAGCTCGTCCCAAATTTATTATTGAAGACGGTCAAGCAGAATCATTTATTATTACTTCACAAGAAATACAAAGCATTTATAAAAAGAATATGCATAAGTTACTTGAGTTTGATGACAAGCTAAATATTATCGTGCAACGTATTTATCAGAACTATAAAGGATTTGGCGTTATCGATGAAATCCGCGATATGGCGATCGATGGTGTAAGCGGAGGCGCATCCGGTATTCCAGAAAGCATGCAGGTCATCGAAGATGAAATGGAATTGATGCATGGTATGAAATCCGCCAAAAAAGATGGCTATAACAGCATTTGGATTTTCTATCGTGGTAAGTCAGTGCATTTATCCTTTCTCACCTTTGGCGATGAAGCTGAACTGAAACGGATTTGCCAAAATATTTATAAGTATGATAATCCCGGACAATTGACGGAAAGCAATGGCTATATGGTCAATGATATGAAGGATGGGTCACGTGTCGTTGTTGTACGACCTCCAATGTCCGAAAGTTGGGCTTTCTGGGTTCGTAAGTTCGATACGCCCAATATTGATCTTTCCAAATTGATCAATGATGAATCTGCTGTAAACGCCGAACTGGCAAGGGATATGACTAAGTTTTTGATGAAGGGTGAGCGAACGACCGCATTTACCGGTCAACAAGGTACCGGTAAAACAACGCTTGCTATGGCAGCCATTAAATTTATTTCTGCGGTACATAATTTGCGTATTCAGGAGCTGGCATTTGAATTAAATCTTCGACGCCTATACCCAAGTCGCAATACGATAGCATTCCGTGAAACACAAACAGTAAGCGGTTCGGAAGCATTGGATGTACAAAAGAAAACAGATGGTGCAGTAAATATTCTAGGCGAGGTTGCCACTGATGAGGTTGCGGCATGGGCTGTCAAAATGGGTACTGTAGCTAGTCGCTTTACACTTTTTACCGCGCATCCACGCACGTTTGAGGATTTGATCTTTTACTTGCGTAACGCACTGGTTAACAAAAAATACTTTACGGATCAGCGATCAGCTGAAGAACAGGTAGCCAAAGTAGTAGAGTACGATGTCCATTTGGAAAAAGACCATTCTGGTAAACGATATATCGAACGCATTACCGAATGTACATTTATCCAGCATAACGATGAGACAATTGGAGCTATCCAGCAGCTTGCCAATAATGCTGATAGTGTGGAAGATCAGCTGAAGACACTTGTTGCTGTTCAATTGGAAGAGTTGAAGCATAAAACGATGCGTCCATGGAAGGCACACAATATTGTGGAATACCGAAATGGAGAATATGTAGCTGCTCATCCCCCTTCCGCTGAAAAAGTAAGATCGATGCTGTCTGTTATGTCAGAAAAGGATGGACAGGAGTTCAGGCAGTTTCTTAAAAAACACTGGGAGCATGTAAATTATGGCTAA
- the hxlB gene encoding 6-phospho-3-hexuloisomerase: MTNKTTTSESIAPAHKEETNHSPSESTTKATSILEEVSRVIARVSDSSVTELATLLANGGRIFVTGEGRSGFMAKSFAMRLMHLGADSHVIGETVTPSLAAGDILIAVSGSGTTKAAVWTAEKARELGCTIVAVTTDEASPLGQLAHHVLHIPAATKYRREGEPASIQPLGSLFDQCTHILLDAVCLSYGEQQHIEHGQAFAKHSNVE; the protein is encoded by the coding sequence ATGACCAACAAAACAACGACATCGGAATCTATCGCTCCAGCACATAAAGAGGAAACCAATCATTCACCTTCCGAATCTACGACAAAAGCAACAAGCATTCTGGAAGAAGTATCTCGTGTTATCGCCCGTGTATCTGATTCATCCGTGACTGAATTGGCAACGCTGCTAGCCAATGGCGGGCGCATCTTCGTTACAGGGGAGGGTCGCTCTGGGTTTATGGCTAAATCGTTCGCAATGCGCTTGATGCATCTGGGTGCCGATTCTCATGTGATTGGCGAAACCGTCACTCCTTCACTTGCTGCCGGAGATATTCTCATTGCTGTATCCGGCTCAGGCACGACAAAAGCTGCGGTCTGGACAGCGGAAAAAGCACGCGAACTAGGCTGTACAATCGTTGCTGTAACTACAGATGAAGCATCGCCACTCGGTCAACTGGCACATCATGTGCTGCACATCCCAGCAGCTACCAAATACCGCCGCGAAGGCGAACCCGCCAGCATCCAACCGCTAGGTTCTTTATTCGACCAATGTACGCATATTTTACTGGATGCCGTTTGCTTGAGTTATGGGGAGCAGCAGCATATTGAACATGGGCAGGCGTTTGCGAAGCATAGTAATGTGGAGTAA
- the hxlA gene encoding 3-hexulose-6-phosphate synthase, whose product MQHNYTTSSPDTQSQSPILYANDGSVRIQLALDRMTIEEAIDMVRQVEPCIDWIEVGTSLIKEFGMESVRRMRQAFPDKVIVADIKTNDNARYEFELCFQAGANVATVMATAPDATIELCSQTAHEHNALMMIDLLGVPPERAAALEQYNTDAVLCQHVSKDLQEHSGQTLDNIRSTDAGALEKNTNVSSTAIADSQQPMIAAAGGITLQTLPAIVENGAQVVIVGSAITKADHPAQAAQAIRDLLDQRSIL is encoded by the coding sequence ATGCAACATAACTATACAACATCATCCCCAGACACACAGTCGCAATCCCCAATACTATATGCAAATGACGGCTCGGTACGTATTCAATTGGCATTGGATCGTATGACCATCGAGGAAGCGATTGATATGGTGCGTCAGGTTGAACCATGTATTGATTGGATTGAGGTGGGCACTTCCCTGATCAAGGAATTTGGCATGGAGAGCGTGCGACGGATGCGTCAGGCGTTTCCTGATAAAGTGATCGTTGCGGACATCAAGACCAACGATAATGCACGATATGAATTCGAGCTTTGCTTTCAGGCAGGAGCGAATGTGGCGACTGTGATGGCAACCGCACCGGATGCAACGATTGAGCTATGCAGTCAAACTGCACATGAGCACAACGCGCTCATGATGATCGATCTGCTCGGAGTACCACCGGAACGTGCTGCTGCGCTTGAGCAGTATAATACAGATGCCGTATTATGCCAGCATGTCAGCAAGGATTTGCAGGAGCATAGTGGACAGACGCTGGATAATATCCGTTCAACCGATGCAGGAGCATTGGAGAAAAATACTAATGTATCCTCAACCGCAATCGCTGATTCACAGCAACCGATGATTGCGGCAGCCGGAGGCATTACGCTGCAAACACTGCCTGCGATTGTAGAAAACGGAGCACAGGTCGTCATCGTCGGCTCCGCGATTACCAAAGCCGACCATCCAGCGCAAGCCGCGCAAGCTATCCGTGATTTGCTAGATCAACGATCCATTTTGTGA
- a CDS encoding GNAT family N-acetyltransferase, which produces MNITIRQTTAEDLHDITALMQEYIGGFYKKPLPATEQLHHLIRTMAAGQQGVQFILEQDGKAAGFATLYFLFSSMKAAPITNMNDLYVAEHLRDTEAEQQLFDACLAYTRDHDFAHMAWVAAPDNVRAQQFFERNGCSLVPWVDYVIQ; this is translated from the coding sequence ATGAATATTACCATTCGTCAAACAACAGCAGAAGATCTACACGACATCACCGCTCTTATGCAAGAATACATTGGTGGTTTTTACAAAAAGCCATTACCTGCGACCGAGCAGCTGCATCACTTAATCCGCACAATGGCGGCAGGGCAGCAGGGGGTTCAATTTATTTTGGAGCAAGATGGTAAAGCCGCTGGATTCGCTACCTTATACTTTTTATTCAGTAGCATGAAAGCCGCTCCTATTACGAATATGAACGATCTGTATGTAGCGGAACATTTGCGCGATACCGAGGCAGAACAGCAGTTATTTGATGCATGTCTAGCATATACGCGTGATCATGATTTTGCTCATATGGCATGGGTCGCTGCGCCGGATAATGTGCGCGCACAGCAATTTTTTGAACGAAATGGATGCAGCCTTGTCCCTTGGGTCGATTATGTGATCCAATAA
- a CDS encoding PfkB family carbohydrate kinase, translated as MNNIIIPTCVLPEVVAGTQAQVEAVQRIASMGAAGIEIRRELLTNQQQPTDELQTCRQAIAQSTLQTTIYSVPMEVWGTDGSLNAENIRLAMSEAKLLQAHLVKMLLGHYRPRHSNLASLQDILKPHYFPKMQANVEPSQSAQQDDLHPQLVIENDQTPYGGDPASLYRFFKDMESYMEEHPQAQRVGMTFDTGNWLYAGYEDGLSAATSLSPYVMYIHAKHSKMQNGNIVTVPLPHTETQLQSWQAMIRQLPDTAWRAIEFPLSDDSSIQEYCNMLSEVAAQGSEHVMSESVQHHLLSESNDQMNQQKQTKLDVVTFGEAMTMFVANQPGELHEAELFHKRLAGAEANAAIGFARLGLASGWASRVGNDAFGNFVKQKLSSEHVNVEHVYTDHIRPTGFQLKARVTSGDPEVQYFRKGSAASALQVNELKETYFTSARHLHMTGIPLALSGDNREFAWKVLQAMKQAGRTISFDPNLRLQLWQDQEQMKEVIQTFASYADLVLPGIGEGELLTGSRDPRRIAEAYLQSGAGAVVVKLGPEGAYYRSHEEEGIVPGYIVPDVIDTVGAGDGFAVGVVSGWLNGLSLYDAVSRGCAIGALAVQSVGDHEGYPSESRLQQYMQTTDRYEQQEAAQQAGLLEDSEDTSLLVKQAVPFSEGVN; from the coding sequence ATGAACAATATCATTATCCCCACTTGCGTTCTACCGGAAGTTGTAGCAGGAACGCAGGCACAAGTAGAAGCGGTACAGCGAATCGCATCCATGGGAGCAGCAGGAATCGAAATACGCAGAGAGCTGCTTACAAATCAACAACAGCCTACAGATGAATTGCAGACATGCAGACAAGCCATTGCCCAGAGCACTCTACAAACAACTATCTATTCCGTTCCGATGGAAGTATGGGGAACAGACGGAAGTTTGAATGCAGAGAATATTCGACTCGCGATGAGTGAAGCGAAGCTGCTGCAAGCCCATTTGGTCAAAATGTTACTGGGGCATTATCGTCCCCGTCATTCCAATTTAGCATCATTACAGGATATTTTGAAACCGCATTATTTTCCAAAAATGCAAGCCAATGTCGAACCATCACAATCAGCACAGCAAGATGATCTTCATCCTCAACTCGTCATTGAAAACGATCAGACACCATACGGTGGCGATCCTGCATCCCTGTATCGTTTTTTCAAGGATATGGAGAGCTATATGGAGGAGCATCCGCAAGCACAACGAGTGGGCATGACATTTGATACCGGCAATTGGCTCTATGCCGGTTATGAGGATGGGTTATCCGCCGCTACGTCATTGTCGCCCTACGTGATGTATATCCACGCCAAGCATAGCAAAATGCAAAACGGCAACATCGTTACCGTACCATTGCCACATACGGAGACGCAGCTGCAATCTTGGCAAGCCATGATCCGACAATTGCCAGATACAGCATGGCGAGCGATTGAGTTTCCATTATCGGACGATTCTAGCATACAAGAGTATTGCAATATGCTGTCGGAAGTGGCAGCACAGGGGAGTGAGCATGTCATGAGCGAGTCGGTTCAGCACCATCTTTTATCAGAATCCAATGACCAAATGAACCAGCAAAAGCAAACCAAGCTAGATGTAGTGACATTTGGCGAAGCGATGACGATGTTTGTCGCGAATCAGCCGGGAGAGCTGCATGAGGCAGAGCTATTTCATAAACGCTTGGCAGGTGCAGAGGCGAATGCCGCGATTGGCTTTGCACGACTAGGGCTGGCATCGGGCTGGGCAAGTCGGGTCGGCAACGATGCGTTTGGGAATTTTGTAAAGCAAAAGCTGAGCAGTGAGCATGTCAATGTGGAGCATGTATATACGGATCATATTCGTCCTACTGGGTTCCAGCTCAAAGCTCGTGTCACTTCCGGCGATCCAGAAGTGCAATATTTCCGCAAAGGCTCAGCAGCGAGCGCGTTGCAAGTGAACGAGCTAAAGGAAACGTACTTCACTTCTGCTCGGCATCTGCATATGACTGGTATTCCGCTAGCATTATCGGGAGATAATCGTGAATTTGCTTGGAAAGTATTGCAGGCGATGAAGCAAGCAGGACGGACGATTTCGTTTGATCCGAATTTGCGTTTGCAGCTGTGGCAGGATCAGGAGCAGATGAAAGAGGTCATTCAGACATTCGCCTCTTATGCCGATCTGGTATTGCCCGGTATTGGAGAAGGGGAGTTGCTGACAGGCTCTCGCGACCCGCGCCGTATCGCCGAAGCGTATTTGCAATCCGGTGCTGGTGCAGTAGTCGTTAAGCTTGGTCCAGAAGGTGCCTATTACCGGAGTCATGAGGAAGAAGGCATTGTTCCCGGGTATATCGTGCCGGACGTGATTGATACGGTGGGCGCTGGCGACGGATTTGCTGTTGGGGTCGTCAGTGGCTGGTTGAACGGATTATCTCTATACGATGCTGTCAGTCGAGGCTGCGCGATTGGCGCACTGGCGGTACAGTCGGTGGGCGATCATGAAGGATACCCATCGGAATCCCGATTGCAGCAGTACATGCAGACAACAGACAGATATGAGCAGCAGGAAGCGGCTCAGCAGGCAGGCTTGTTGGAGGATTCGGAAGATACATCATTATTGGTAAAACAGGCAGTACCATTTTCGGAAGGAGTGAATTGA